In Macadamia integrifolia cultivar HAES 741 chromosome 1, SCU_Mint_v3, whole genome shotgun sequence, a single window of DNA contains:
- the LOC122079789 gene encoding phosphoribosylformylglycinamidine cyclo-ligase, chloroplastic/mitochondrial-like translates to MATSLLLCFLVVSVLMFETERRGQLHCLEIIETHAIYATFGWIGLPNYATRPNCLVSFSVIAMSMSRGSTAELAHFVAVLNKISDQKSYFSKPSICKSRISPPSKKLCLQPAEGVGMRNTMKRRSLISSCKNSGVGGLTYKDAGVDTDAGSELVRRIAKMAPGIGGFGGHFPLGDSYLVDGTDGVGTKLKLAFETGIHETIGIDLVAMSVNDIITSGAKPLFFLDYFATSHLDVDLAEKVIKGIVDGCQQSNYALLGGETAEMPDFYADGEYDLSGFAVGIVKKDSVIDGKNIVEGDVLIGLPSSGVHSNGFSLVRRVLAHSGLSLKDELCGESITLGEALMAPTVIYVKQVLDIISKGGVKGIAHITGGGFTDNIPRVFPKGLGAAIFKNSWEVPPVFRWIQRAGGIEDAEMWRTFNMGIGMVLVASPQTSDRILAQRMNSAYCIGEVVSGEGVIYH, encoded by the exons ATGGCAACG TCTCTGTTACTTTGCTTTTTAGTTGTTTCTGTTTTGATGTTTGAGACTGAGCGCAGGGGTCAG TTGCATTGCCTTGAAATTATAGAGACTCATGCCATCTATGCAACTTTTGGTTGGATTGGATTACCAAATTAT gCAACTAGGCCGAACTGCCTTGTGTCCTTTTCAGTCATCGCCATGAGTATGAGCCGTGGATCAACTGCAGAGCTTGCACATTTTGTTGCggttttaaataaaatttctgatcAGAAATCATACTTCTCAAAGCCCTCTATCTGCAAATCAAGGATTAGTCCCCCCTCTAAAAAACTTTGCCTACAGCCTGCTGAAGGAGTAGGAATGAGAAACACTATGAAGAGGAGATCCTTAATATCAAGTTGTAAGAATAGCGGTGTGGGAGGTCTGACATATAAGGATGCGGGCGTTGACACTGATGCTGGGTCCGAGCTAGTTCGAAGAATTGCTAAGATGGCTCCGGGTATCGGAGGCTTTGGTGGCCATTTCCCACTTG GGGACTCATATCTTGTTGATGGCACAGATGGTGTGGGAACCAAACTTAAACTTGCATTTGAGACTGGAATTCATGAAACTATTGGGATTGATCTG GTGGCTATGAGTGTCAATGACATCATTACTTCTGGGGCAAAGCCATTATTCTTCCTTGATTACTTTGCCACAAGCCACCTTGATGTTGACCTTGCTGAAAAG GTAATTAAAGGCATTGTTGATGGATGTCAACAGTCCAACTATGCTCTTCTCGGGGGAGAG ACAGCCGAAATGCCAGACTTCTACGCTGATGGAGAATATGATCTCAGCGGTTTTGCTGTCGGCATTGTAAAGAAGGATTCAGTGATTGATGGGAAAAACATTGTGGAGGGAGATGTTCTCATTGGACTTCCATCTAGTGGAGTCCATTCCAATGGGTTCTCTCTTGTCAGAAG GGTTCTTGCCCATAGTGGCCTTTCTTTGAAGGATGAACTTTGTGGTGAATCCATCACTCTGGGTGAAGCTCTGATGGCACCAACTGTTATCTATGTTAAGCAG GTACTTGATATCATCAGCAAGGGTGGTGTGAAGGGAATAGCCCACATCACTGGTGGTGGCTTTACAGATAACATACCTCGAGTTTTTCCAAAAGGTCTTGGAGCAGCCATCTTTAAAAATTCTTGGGAAGTCCCTCCAGTGTTCAGATGGATCCAACGg GCTGGAGGAATTGAAGATGCTGAGATGTGGCGAACGTTCAATATGGGTATTGGGATGGTTCTAGTTGCTAGTCCACAGACTTCAGATAGAATTCTTGCACAGAGAATGAATTCTGCATATTGTATTGGTGAGGTTGTAAGTGGTGAAGGTGTAATTTATCATTAA